In the Enterococcus saigonensis genome, one interval contains:
- the recA gene encoding recombinase RecA yields the protein MADDRKAALDAALKKIEKNYGKGAVMKLGEKADQQVSTIPSGSLALDVALGVGGYPRGRIVEIYGPESSGKTTVALHAIAEVQKNGGTAAFIDAEHALDPLYAQNLGVNIDELLLSQPDTGEQGLEIADALVSSGAIDIVVVDSVAALVPRAEIDGEMGDAHVGLQARLMSQALRKLSGSINKTKTIAVFINQIREKVGIMFGNPETTPGGRALKFYATIRLEVRRAEQLKSGTDIIGNRTKIKVVKNKVAPPFKVAEVDLMYGQGISQEGELLDMAVEQDIVDKSGAWYSYKGDRIGQGRDNAKNYMKEHPEMKAEISTRVREAYGIGDGTEVTVEEAQAELPLD from the coding sequence TTGGCAGACGATCGCAAAGCAGCCTTAGATGCTGCATTAAAGAAAATTGAAAAAAATTACGGTAAAGGTGCCGTAATGAAATTAGGAGAAAAGGCAGATCAACAAGTTTCTACAATTCCAAGTGGCTCACTTGCTCTAGATGTAGCTTTAGGTGTGGGTGGATACCCGCGTGGTCGTATTGTTGAAATTTATGGTCCTGAAAGTTCTGGTAAAACAACCGTTGCGTTACATGCCATTGCAGAAGTACAAAAAAACGGCGGTACAGCTGCTTTTATCGATGCTGAACATGCCTTAGATCCTTTATATGCACAAAATTTAGGGGTTAATATTGACGAGTTATTATTATCACAACCAGATACTGGTGAACAAGGTTTAGAAATTGCCGATGCTTTAGTTTCCAGCGGTGCAATTGATATCGTTGTAGTCGATTCGGTTGCGGCGTTAGTACCCCGTGCGGAAATTGATGGTGAAATGGGAGATGCTCACGTTGGTTTGCAAGCCCGTTTGATGTCTCAAGCATTACGTAAACTATCAGGCTCTATTAATAAAACGAAAACAATTGCCGTCTTTATCAACCAAATTCGTGAAAAAGTTGGTATTATGTTTGGTAATCCTGAAACAACTCCTGGTGGCCGTGCCCTGAAATTCTATGCAACTATCCGTTTAGAAGTTCGTCGTGCGGAACAATTAAAATCTGGAACAGATATTATTGGGAATCGGACTAAGATTAAAGTTGTTAAAAACAAAGTAGCGCCACCTTTTAAAGTAGCGGAAGTTGACTTGATGTATGGCCAAGGTATTTCCCAAGAAGGAGAACTTTTAGATATGGCGGTTGAACAAGACATCGTCGATAAAAGCGGTGCTTGGTATTCATACAAAGGTGATCGTATCGGACAAGGTCGGGACAACGCCAAAAATTATATGAAAGAACATCCTGAAATGAAAGCCGAAATATCCACCCGTGTTAGAGAAGCATACGGTATTGGAGATGGAACGGAAGTAACGGTTGAAGAAGCACAAGCAGAATTACCACTGGATTAG
- a CDS encoding carbohydrate ABC transporter permease, with product MRKKEKVSKVEIRSFSPTVNIIFNIVIALFAISCVLPFIFVVMISLTEEHSLAELGYRFWPKEFSTAAYSYIFAGKMSTKIFRAFGVTIFVTVLGTVVNATMTSLYAYVISRSNFPFRRFFTLFALVTMLFTPGMVATYLIVSNMLYLKDTIWALILPMALGPFNILVMRTFFIKTVPDSIIESARIDGATELRIFTKIVLPLAVPGIATISLFAALGYWNDWFNALLYIQNDNLVPLQYLLMKIQSNLDFLARNAGMGAQIQGGLAALPSESARMAIVVVSTLPIALTYPFFQKYFVGGLTIGGVKE from the coding sequence ATGCGTAAAAAAGAAAAAGTCTCAAAAGTGGAAATTCGTTCCTTTAGTCCCACGGTTAATATTATCTTCAATATCGTCATAGCGTTATTTGCGATTTCATGTGTACTACCCTTTATCTTTGTAGTGATGATTTCGCTGACAGAGGAACATTCATTAGCGGAGTTGGGCTATCGTTTTTGGCCTAAAGAATTTTCAACCGCTGCTTATTCGTATATTTTTGCCGGCAAAATGAGTACAAAAATTTTCCGCGCGTTTGGGGTAACAATTTTTGTAACGGTTTTAGGAACGGTAGTGAATGCGACGATGACATCGCTTTATGCGTATGTCATTTCTCGTTCTAACTTTCCTTTCCGTCGCTTCTTTACTCTTTTTGCCTTAGTTACAATGTTATTTACACCAGGGATGGTAGCAACTTATTTAATCGTCAGCAATATGCTTTATTTAAAAGATACTATTTGGGCGTTGATTTTGCCGATGGCACTGGGACCATTTAATATTTTAGTAATGCGAACCTTCTTTATTAAAACGGTACCAGATAGTATTATTGAATCTGCCCGGATTGATGGTGCTACAGAACTACGGATTTTCACGAAAATCGTTTTACCTTTAGCTGTACCAGGAATTGCAACAATCAGTTTGTTTGCCGCACTAGGTTATTGGAATGACTGGTTTAACGCATTGCTTTATATTCAAAATGATAACTTGGTACCTTTGCAATATTTATTGATGAAAATTCAAAGTAATTTGGATTTTCTAGCTAGAAATGCGGGAATGGGTGCGCAAATTCAAGGTGGACTTGCTGCGTTGCCGTCTGAATCAGCCCGCATGGCAATCGTTGTGGTTTCAACATTACCGATCGCATTGACCTATCCGTTTTTCCAAAAATATTTTGTGGGCGGATTGACAATCGGCGGAGTGAAAGAATAA
- the pgsA gene encoding CDP-diacylglycerol--glycerol-3-phosphate 3-phosphatidyltransferase, which translates to MNLPNKLTVIRICMIPIFIMILVLPLDFGTLTVGGTELAITHLVAAIIFAVASFTDWLDGHIARARGLVTNFGKFADPLADKMLVMTAFILLVDLNKAPGWVVAIIVCRELAVTGLRLLLVEGGEVMAAAWPGKVKTATQMLAIIFLFLNNIPFNLIGIPVDQILLYACLIFTIYSGVDYFVKNTAVFKGSM; encoded by the coding sequence GTGAATTTACCCAACAAATTGACGGTTATTCGAATCTGTATGATTCCAATTTTTATAATGATTTTAGTATTGCCTTTGGATTTTGGCACCCTTACTGTAGGGGGAACTGAACTGGCCATTACCCATTTAGTCGCAGCGATTATTTTTGCGGTCGCAAGTTTTACTGACTGGCTCGATGGTCATATTGCTCGAGCGCGTGGGTTAGTTACTAATTTTGGTAAATTTGCTGACCCTCTAGCAGACAAGATGCTCGTGATGACAGCTTTTATTTTACTAGTTGACTTAAACAAAGCACCAGGCTGGGTTGTTGCAATTATCGTCTGCCGTGAATTAGCTGTGACAGGATTACGGTTATTGCTGGTAGAAGGTGGCGAAGTAATGGCTGCTGCATGGCCAGGAAAAGTAAAGACAGCGACACAAATGCTAGCAATTATTTTCTTATTTTTAAACAATATTCCGTTTAACTTAATCGGAATTCCAGTTGATCAAATTTTGCTTTATGCGTGCTTAATTTTTACAATTTACTCAGGCGTTGATTATTTTGTCAAAAATACAGCGGTATTCAAAGGCTCAATGTAA
- a CDS encoding ABC transporter permease: MKKRKKVGFWQNVWRYKALILMALPGFVWFIFFFYIPVFANVVAFKDFHISPNGFIDSLMTSKWVGFDNFKFLFASKDAWLITRNTIAYNVVFLAFNLFFAIAFAIIMSELRNKKLVKVYHTMSLLPYFLSWVVIGYFVYAFLSPDKGIFNLWLTNNGKNPINWYTDPTWWPLIFVVMNVWKSLGYNSIIYYASVMGIDPTYYEAAMVDGASKWQQIKNVTIPQIVPMMMVLLILNIGGIFRADFGMFYNLPRNNGALYQVTSVLDTYIYNGLTATGDIGMSSAASLYQSVVGAILLLGTNFVVRRIEPDSALF; this comes from the coding sequence ATGAAGAAAAGGAAAAAAGTGGGCTTTTGGCAAAATGTGTGGCGCTATAAAGCTTTAATTTTAATGGCGTTACCAGGGTTTGTCTGGTTTATCTTCTTCTTTTATATACCGGTGTTTGCCAATGTGGTAGCTTTTAAAGATTTCCACATTTCGCCAAATGGGTTTATTGATAGCTTGATGACAAGTAAGTGGGTAGGTTTTGATAATTTCAAATTCTTATTTGCTTCAAAAGACGCTTGGCTGATTACCCGCAATACAATCGCGTATAATGTAGTTTTCTTAGCATTTAACTTATTTTTTGCGATCGCTTTTGCAATTATTATGAGTGAACTACGAAACAAAAAATTGGTAAAAGTTTATCATACGATGTCACTTTTACCTTACTTTTTATCTTGGGTTGTAATCGGTTACTTTGTATATGCTTTTTTAAGCCCAGACAAAGGGATTTTCAATTTATGGTTAACAAATAACGGCAAAAATCCAATTAACTGGTATACAGATCCTACATGGTGGCCATTGATTTTCGTTGTGATGAATGTTTGGAAGAGCTTAGGTTACAACAGTATCATTTATTACGCTTCTGTCATGGGAATTGACCCAACTTACTATGAAGCGGCAATGGTAGACGGCGCTTCAAAATGGCAACAAATTAAAAATGTTACGATTCCTCAAATCGTGCCAATGATGATGGTCTTGTTGATTTTAAACATTGGGGGGATTTTTAGAGCAGACTTCGGGATGTTTTATAATTTGCCACGTAATAATGGAGCCTTGTACCAAGTAACCTCTGTTTTAGATACTTACATTTACAATGGGTTAACTGCAACTGGTGATATTGGTATGTCTTCTGCAGCTAGTTTATATCAATCTGTTGTAGGGGCAATCTTATTATTAGGCACAAATTTCGTGGTTCGTCGGATCGAACCAGATTCAGCATTATTCTAA
- a CDS encoding competence/damage-inducible protein A, translating to MKAEIIAVGTEILLGQVVNTNATFISEELADLGIEVYYHSVVGDNPERLESLLKTADNRSDLVVLCGGLGPTTDDLTKDVVAKYVGQNLVEDVAGRKELDLFFTRAKRKMTSNNLRQVLVFEDGIALPNETGLAIGIFYQSSTTAFLLLPGPPSELRPMFLHHGKALLTEKFPQADKLISRVLRFYGIGESQLVTQLADLIEEQTNPTIAPYAKPNEVTLRLTAKVQDEISGIKLLDKTESAILEEVGEYFYGYGEENSLEAVVVKLLQEKKCRVTAAESLTAGQFQATLANVSGASAIFAGGFVTYAKEQKEQLLQIDPALLDEYGVVSEECAKAMAQNARTIVGADYALSFTGVAGPTELEGQPVGTVWIGLASETEVKAYLYHFTRNRSYVRHSAVMAGLDLLRRTLLAK from the coding sequence TTGAAAGCAGAAATTATTGCAGTAGGAACAGAAATTTTATTAGGACAAGTCGTTAATACCAATGCGACTTTTATTTCAGAAGAATTAGCAGATTTGGGGATTGAGGTTTATTATCATAGTGTAGTAGGGGATAATCCCGAACGCTTAGAAAGTTTGCTAAAAACAGCAGATAATCGTAGTGATTTAGTTGTTTTGTGCGGTGGTTTGGGGCCAACAACAGATGATTTAACAAAAGACGTTGTAGCCAAATACGTCGGGCAAAATTTAGTGGAAGATGTTGCAGGTCGCAAGGAATTAGATCTCTTTTTTACGCGAGCCAAGCGAAAAATGACCTCCAATAATTTAAGACAGGTATTGGTTTTTGAAGACGGTATTGCGTTACCAAATGAGACAGGTCTTGCCATTGGTATTTTTTATCAAAGCTCGACAACTGCTTTTCTACTTTTACCAGGACCACCTTCAGAATTGCGTCCGATGTTTTTGCACCATGGAAAAGCCTTATTAACAGAAAAATTTCCACAAGCAGATAAACTTATTTCTCGTGTACTGCGTTTTTATGGAATTGGAGAATCCCAATTGGTGACACAACTAGCTGATTTAATTGAAGAACAAACAAATCCAACCATCGCTCCGTATGCTAAACCAAATGAGGTTACATTGCGACTAACAGCCAAAGTACAAGATGAAATAAGCGGAATAAAATTATTAGATAAGACGGAATCAGCCATTTTAGAGGAGGTGGGGGAGTACTTTTACGGTTATGGCGAAGAAAATTCATTAGAAGCAGTTGTCGTTAAATTATTGCAGGAAAAAAAATGTCGTGTAACAGCAGCAGAAAGTTTAACGGCAGGTCAGTTTCAAGCCACCCTTGCCAACGTTAGTGGTGCTTCAGCGATTTTTGCAGGCGGTTTTGTGACATATGCAAAAGAACAAAAAGAACAATTACTACAAATTGATCCGGCTTTATTGGATGAGTATGGCGTTGTTAGCGAAGAATGTGCCAAAGCGATGGCTCAAAATGCACGCACAATTGTTGGTGCTGACTATGCGCTGAGTTTTACCGGCGTAGCCGGGCCCACTGAACTAGAAGGACAGCCAGTAGGAACAGTTTGGATTGGATTAGCCAGTGAAACAGAAGTTAAAGCATATTTGTATCACTTCACGCGCAATCGTAGTTACGTGCGTCATAGTGCTGTTATGGCGGGGTTGGATTTATTGCGCCGTACGCTTTTAGCAAAATAA